The window CCATAGTCACAACATCTCCTGTATATAACCATCCATCTTTTAACACATTATCAGTTTCTTCTTTATTATTCCAGTATCCTTTCATTATAAATGGGCTTTTGAATATTAATTCACCTGGTTTTCCCGGTGGTACTTCAGTTTTCCCATCTTCTAAATCAACAATCTTTACCATAGACTCCTGCATAGGAATTCCTATGCTACCAGGCTTTTTTATACCAAATATCGGTGTACATATACCAATACCACATGTCTCTGTCATTCCCCATGCTTCAATATAAAACAAACCCATGTCTTTCATCTTATTGATAAGCGGTACAGGACATGAAGCCCCACCCGATAGTATAAGCCCAAACTTTCTATCAAGCGCAAGTTCCTTGGCTTTAGGATGATTTACAAGTGCTGTAAGTAATGTTGGTACCGCAAAGAAATAAGTGACTTTATGGGGAATTCTTCCCAACAAATTAATAAATTCGTTTATATCAAACCTCGGCACCAGGTACATCGTTGTTTGTCGGAAAATACCCCAGGTGAAACACTGAATATGGCCTGCAATATGGAAAAATGGCATTACACCAATATTGCACCGTGTTTCTGCTGGCATTAAATCGATAAAATATTTTCCAACTTCCATGGTAGATATTGTTGCACCAACTACATTATAATGAGTATGCACCGCACCTTTAGGAGCACCAGTTGTCCCGCCTGTAAAAACTATAATAGCTGGATCATCAGGACTTATATCAATTTTCGGAACAGAAGCTTCATAAATACTGTCCAGTAAATCCGAAAAATAATGCCAATCCTTTTCAAGTTGAAGTTCTTGTGAACTGCCTTTTGGAAATCCATCTATAAAATCTGTTATTTTGGTTACTATGACTGTCACACCAGATTGCTTCAAAACATCCCTGTGGTTTGGCAATAACATATCAAATGTAATAAATGCACCTGGTTGTGTTATGGAAATTAATTGATTAACCTCATCCGCTGTATATAGGGGATTCATTAATGTTGCAATTCCTCCTGCCATGAGTGTGCCAAAATAAGCAATGGCAAATTGCGGTGAATTTGGCAATTGCAAACAAACTCTATCACCTTTTTTAACGCCAATTTTCACCAGCGCCTGTGCAAATTTTATTGATAACAGTCGCAATTGATAATAGGTAATTTGAGTACCAAAGAAATCCGTTGCTACTTTATCAGGTGCAACAGCTGCACTGCAATGTAACATATCCTGCACTGTCATCCTTTGAAAGTGAACAGAATGGTACCAGAAATCATAATTCTTTTCCCATAAACGCTCCATAAAAGTCCTCCATCTTTATTTCAAAGATTTAAAATAATTGCACAGTGAAAAGCCAGCCTGTATACCACAATAATAATCCCTTAAAAGCTGTTGTTTGCTGATGGTTGTTCGTTTTGTTTTAAACCAGGCAGGTGGACATATCTCTGTAATGCGTGCATCATCAGGAGGATTTTCAATAAATTCAATTGCCTTATTATACTGTATAGGCCTTTGTAGTAATGCTTTAACAAAATCAGGATAACTTCTGAACAATACTTTTAGCAAAATACCACTTTCAGATTCGTTTTTCCTGTATCCTTTAGTCTGTGAACGTATTACCACAATATCGCGAGCACCACGTCTGTATGCTTCTATAACTGGAATTGAATCACCTACTCCCCCATCTACAACTCTTTGACCTTCTATAAATAATTTATTTTTATATAACACTGGCAATGCACTTGAAGCTTTTAACACAAATTCCAGATTTTCCACATCTGGTTTAATATATAACGCTTTTCCTGAATCCATTGAAGTTACAACAACAAAAAACTCTCTGCTACTATCCATAAATATTTCACGTAAATTGAGGCGATAGTTACTGATAGTAATGTTCCATAGCCAGTCTAAATCCATCACATTCCCACACAACAATCGTAAAGGATTGATAAACCGCCGTGAAGCAGACCAGTTTTCCATTATATAAAAATTACGCTCGTATTGCCTTCCAAGAAAAGATGCAAGATTACATGCACCAGCTGAAACACCAATATACAGATCAAACTGAGTTATGCCACGTAATCCCATTGCAAACAGCACACCAGCAGAAAAAACGCCGCGCATCCCCCCACCTTCAACAATGAGGGCTTTTTTACCGCGCGGCGCTACTTCGGCATTATGGATGTAGATGGATGGATGAATTTGCATTGTAATTATGCTTCCAGAACACCTGTAAAAATTGATGAGCCAGCCCGTAATATAACTCCGTTTTCATTACGGATACCCTGTATAATCCCTGAATATTTTTCATATTCCACTGTTAGGAAAAATTGTGCTGATAGCACTTTGCCATAATAAAAAGCTATTTCAGGATTGTCTTCTAAACCTGCTGGAACCTGATTATAGGTATAACCATCTACCAGTGATTGTAACTTCTGGATTGCAATAGTCATTGCTTGAAGGTGAAGTATCCCATGGGTAAGTATTCTGAAGGCTTGCTGCAACATTGTTGCAACACTCAACGCAAATGCAGTATCCTTTGTAGCAAGTAGCTCAATGAGAGAATCCATTTCAGCAATAGCAATCTTCACTTGATTAATTACATTTTCAGGAACTATCGCCCGCGCTTTTTTCATAACATCATTTGCATAGTCTTTATATGCATTGTACCGCTGGCGCTTTTCATCTGACAAAATTTTGCGCATGGTTAGGTCTATTGACTGAATGCCATTTGTACCTTCATAGATAGAAAGAATTTTTGAATCGCGAGCATACTGTTCAACAGGGTACTCACCACAATATCCATACCCACCATACACCTGAACGGCTTCAGCTGTAATTAGCCACGATAGGTCGGTGTTACCTGCCTTACAGATAGGGATTAAAAACTCAACCAGTGCATGTGCCTTTTTACCAATTTCATCATTGCGTACCCGAGAAATATCAATATGATACGCAATCAATGCAACCAGCATACGCATAGCCTCAACATGTGATTTCATCCACAACAGCATCCGCTTAACATCAGGATGTCCAATAATGGTGGGTTCATTTTTTGAAATTGTCTTTCCCTGAATACGTGATTTTGCATACTGAACTGCATGCATATACGCTGCACTGGAAACACCCAATCCTTCCAATCCCACATCAAGCCGTGCTTCATTCATCATGTGGAACATATTTTTTATCCCATCTCGTTCTTTGCCCAGCAAATAACCTATACAGCTATCATTGTCACCAAAACTTAACGAGCATGTTGCTGAAGCTTTAATGCCCATTTTATGTTCAATGCCTGTGCAGATAACATCATTTCTTTTGCCTAATGTCCCATCACTGTTAACCAGTATTTTTGGAACAAGAAAGAGCGACAACCCTTTTGTCCCTTCTGGATCACCATCAATGCGTGCAAGTACCATATGTATAATATTTTCATATAGGTCATTTTCGCCTGACGAAATAAAAACTTTTTGACCCTTGATTTTATACGTACCATCAGATTGTTTATAAGCTTTAGTGGTGATAGCTCCAACATCTGAACCTGCCTGAGGCTCAGTCAAACACATGGTACCACCCCATTTACCACGTACCATATTGCCAAGATACAGGCGTTTTTGCTCTTCATTACCAAAAATCCGCACCAGATTGGTTGCACCATTTGATAGAGTAATATAAATAGTAAATGAGATACTTGCTGCCAGAAAATACTCAAGTGCTGATCGATACAGCATCTCAGGCATACCCATGCCACCGCAGGATGATGGCTGTACAAGCCCCGTGAATCCTGCCTCATTAAATACTTTCATTGCTTTTTTAAATCCTTCAGGTACAGTAACAGCATGAGTATCTGGATTAAATGTTACACCTTCTTTATCAGCTATACTATTAGCAGGGTAAACTTCATCCATGGCAATTTGTTCTGCTAAATCAAGGACAGCTTCAAATGTCTGTCTATCAAATTCTTTATATGCTTCATATTCTGGAAGTGATACAAGATCAAACATCTCAAATAAAACAAATCGTACATCACGCGAATCCACCAGCAGATTTGGACGCATACCAATCCCCCTTTTGTTTTATATACATTCTATAATAACAGCTGCCCCCATACCCCCACCTGCACAGAGAGTTGCAAGGCCAAACTGGACATTCCTTCGCTTCATTTCATGCAAAAGTGTCACTAGAAGTCGTACTCCTGTTGCACCAACGGGATGACCCAGTGAGATACCGCTGCCATTGACATTGGTAATTTCCCGGTTTAAGCCCAATTCTTTTTCACAGGCCAGGTACTGGGCAGCAAATGCTTCATTCACTTCAATAAGGTGTATGTCTTTTAATGTTAGTCCTGCTTTTGCTAATGCTTTTCTAGTAGCTGGAACCGGACCAATACCCATAATATCAGGATCAACCCCGGCGGTTGCAGTTGATACAATCCTTCCCAAAATAGGAACCTTTAATTCTTTAGCTTTTTTTGCTGACATCAATATAACACCAGCAGAACCATCATTAATGCCCGAAGCATTTCCTGCTGTTACTGTTCCATCATCTTTAAATGCTGGTTTTAATGCTGCCAGTTTTTCTATAGTAACATCGCGGCGTGGATGTTCATCCGTATCGGCAATGATAGTTCCCTTTTGTCCTTTTACTTCAGCAGGAACTATCTCCTCTTTAAAATATCCTTTATCAATTGCCGCAATAGCTCTTTTATGAGAAAGTAATGCTAATTCATCCTGCTCTTTTCGAGTGATAGCATATTTTGCAGCAAGATTTTCGGCAGTTATACCCATCGCTGGTCCTATACCTAAATTGGTAAGCGAATCCCACATTGAATCACGTATTTCAGTATGCCCTATGCGAGTACCGTACCGCATCTCATCAATAGTGTACTGTGCATTGCTCATACTGTCTGTGCCTCCTGCCATAATGCAGTCAGCTTCGCCAGCTTTTATCTGACAATACCCTAATTGCACTGACGACATTGAAGAAGTACAATTTCTATGCACAGTAATACCCGGCACAGTAATAGGAAGACCTGCTTTTACAAGCGCAACACGGGCTAAATTATTTTCCCCATTAGTCCTCTGGTAATTACAACCCCAGATACAATCATCTATTACCTCGGGATCAATTCCTGAACGTTTAACAAGTGCCTGCATAACCGGAATTGTTAATTCCAATGCACTGGTATTGGCATACATACCTCCAAACTTTCCTATTGCAAGTCTGCATGCAGATACTATAACAACATCAGTATTATCCACATTACACCTCCTAACATCCCTTGAAATTGGGTTTGCGCTTTTCTACAAATGCTTTCATTCCTTCTTTCTGATCATAAGTGGAAAACAATATCCCAAACGACAATGCTTCATACTGTAACCCTTTATCCAGGGAACTATCGGCACCAAACATTATTGATTTTTTTGCTGCCTGTAATGCTAACGGCGGGCGTTTGATGATAGTATGCAAAAAGTTTGCTGCTTCACCTACAGGATCATTTTCTGTTATTCTATCACACAAGCCCCACGCAAATGCCTTTTCAGCTGTAATAAACTCACCGGTAAAGATAACTTCTTTTGCACGACTTAATCCAATAAGACGTGGGAGCCGCTGTGTACCGCCAGCTCCGGGAATAATGCCAAGCTTGATTTCTGGTAAGCCTAATTTAGCCGAGGTGTGACATATTCTAAAATCACACGCAAGCGCCAGCTCCAACCCACCACCCAGTGCATAGCCTTTAATGGCAGCACAGGTGGGAACAGGAAGTTGCTCAATCATGGTATACACATCATTAAAACTGAATGCTAATGCCTGGTGCGGATTTTGCTCAGCCATTTCACCAATATCAGCACCTGCTGCAAAGTGGTCGCCCTTACCAGCAATGATGAGGGCTCTGACACCAGTATCACACACATCCTTAATCTTTTTACCTAACTCCTCAATGAGCTCTCTGTTGAGTGCATTCATTACTTCGGTTCTATCGATGTAAATATGCCCTATTGAATCTTTCACTTTGGTAATAATAAATTCCCGTGTTTCCATATTGCTCATAATAAATAGTTTCCTTTACTTTAAAAATGATTTAAAACTTCCATCAATAATTTCAGGTTCTGGTTTAATGTAACTTAAATTATACGTTTGACTTAACCAATGTAACCGTTCTGCTATACGTTTGTGGTCAATATCCATAGCAGTCTTAAAAGGTCCTGGCTGATTCATACCGGCTTCCTGCCCTTTATCAATATCAGTAGCACTTGCAGCCACCCTCTCTTTTAATACTCTGATTGATTCATTAAGTTGAACTGCTAAAGGATCAATTGGCTGAATGATATCGGTAACTGTTGATGAATCAATAATTGCCTTACCACCTTCCCATACATAGATACCTTTACCAGTTTTCATGCCTAATTGGTTTTTCTTTATACATTCAGTTATGAATTTACCAGGCTCCCATTCAGGTGACAGTGTTGTTTTATAATATTGCATAACGTTATAAATAACATCCAGCCCAACAAAATCCATAAGCTCAAATGGTCCCATCTTTGCTCCATGATTTTTCATCAAAGTGTCAATGCTTGCTGGTGATATTTTTCCTTCATCAAGAATAGCACTCCACAACGGCTGTAGTGGCGCATTAATCCTGTTTACAATAAAGCCAGGCCTATCGCGTAAAACCTTTATGGCTATTTTGCCCAACTTTGTACCTAAATCCATGAGTGCATCAATCGTTTCATCAGACGACTTTTGCCCATAAATAACCTCAACCAGGCGCATTCGGTTAACAGGGTTAAAGAAATGGAAACCAGCAAATCGTGATGGCTCTGACACCGTTTTAGCTAATTCGCTAATACTCAGCGAAGAAGTATTGCTGGCAATAATTGCATCGGTTCTAGCGGCTTCAGATACTGTTTTGAATATTTTTTTCTTTAAATCCATAAGCTCTGGCACTGCTTCAATAATGCAATCAGCATCTTTCACTGAGGATATAATATCAGTAGAAGTAGTAAGCCGTATCATTGCTTCATCCATAGCTTTTTGGGTCATTTTTTGTTTGCTCACAAGGAATGTGAGATTCGACTTAATCTTACCGATAGCCTTCTGCAATAAATCTTCACTAATATCCACCATTGTCACAGTAAACCCATTTACAATATGTACTTCTGCAATGCCATTACCCATAGCACCCGAGCCAATAACGGTTACTTTTTTAATTGCTCTGACACCCATAATGCCTCCTTTATAAAATCATTGCACATATTACATAATGTTAATGAACAACCATTAACTTTTATACTAATTTTGTCAACCATTTTCAATTATTTTTAAGTATTTTATACCCATTTTATATTGGCTCTGACACCTATAGGGCGATAGTTACTGATGATTATACCTCTCCCCTTGTTCTTGCTTGTTTTCTTCTTTTGCTCTGACACCACATACGTGATGATATGCACTATGGTATTCATTTTTGCACTATGCCTACCATTATTTGCTCTGAGACTATTGTTGTAACTTTGCTCTGACACCAAAATTCACTTTTTTTTCAAAATTTTTATCACTTTTTTTTACTATTTTTCACTTTCCTGCGTTGTATATACACAAAAGCGTTTTTTTTACCATATTTACTTTGGGAGGAACTACCATGCGTAAACACCGTTTTATTGCACCAAACATTACCTATCATGTCACCAGCCGCATCATTGAATGCAAGAATTTGATGGAAGAAGATTCTATCAAAGCACTATTTGAATACTGCATCACGCTGGCACAGGCAAAATATCCTTTTGAACTTATCAATTATCAGATTATGGATAATCATATTCATTTGCTCATAAGAACAGTGGAAGGTGGTGCTACTATATCCCGTATAGTGCAGTATATTAAGTCGCGGTTTGCACAACGATTTAATACGATGATGCAGCGCACTGGTCCGGTATGGAATGAGCGCTTCAAAGATAGCATTGTAGAGTTTGCGGACAATCCTCGAATATATTTACTTAACTTACTATGGTACTTTGCCAACAATCCGGTGCGTGCAGGCAAGGTAAAAAGCCCTTTTGAAAGCTACTTTGGTGGGTCACGGGCTTATTTTGACAGTAACTATCGCCCTCATTTAAAGATTACACTGCATCAGTATTTTTTAGAGTTGGGAGATACACTGGAAGAGTGTATTGAGCGCCTGTGTGCTTATTGCCGTGGCGAGCTTTTGCTCTGACCCCAATAAAAAGATATTGACACAAATACCAAAACTTTTAACCAATAACACTATATTTATACCAAAAGAGGTCATCCCATGAGCGTATTACAATCCGCAAAGGCTGCAAAAGAAGCATCCATTTATCTGGCAGCTGTTTCAACCAGCGTTAAAAATGATGCTTTACATGTAATAGCTGACGAAATTAAAAAAAATGAAGAAGCTATTTTACAGGCTAATGCCAATGATGTACAAAGAAGCCAGGAAGAACACCTGCCGGCACCGTTGCTTAAACGCTTGAAATTTGACCAATCCAAGATCAACGAAGTTATTGCAGGTATTGAAAGCCTCATTGCATTACCTGATCCTGTGGGAAATACCTTGCTTGCAACAGAACTAGATGATGCTCTGACCCTCTATAAAGTAAGCTGTCCTATTGGTGTCATTGGTGTTATTTTTGAATCACGGCCTGATGCGCTGGTACAGATATCAACGCTGTGCTTGAAAAGTGGCAATGCGGTTCTTCTCAAAGGTGGCAGTGAAGCAAAAGAAACCAACAAAATTCTTGCGGAAATTATTTACACTGCAGGTGTCAGAGCTGGCATACCGGAAAACTGGTTGACACTGCTTGAAACGCGTGAAGATGTAACTGCTCTTTTAAAGATGGATGATTACATTGACCTTATCATCCCGCGCGGGTCAAATGCTTTTGTTAAATATATTATGGACAACTCTCGCATACCGGTGCTGGGACATGCTGATGGCATATGTCATACGTATGTTGATAAAGATGCTGATATTGATATGGCAATCAAAGTTGTCACTGATGCAAAGGTGCAGTATGTTGCAGTGTGCAATGCTACTGAAACATTACTGGTGCACAGAGCTATCGCACATACTTTTTTGCCGTTAATTGAAAAGGAACTAAAAAAATATAAAGTAGAGATAGTTGGATGTGATGAAACGCAAAAAATCATCGCGGTTAACCTTGCAACCGAAGAAGACTGGAAAACAGAATATTTGGACTACAAACTTTCCATTAAGGTAGTTGATAGTGTCGATGACGCAATACGACATATCAACAAGTATGGTTCAAAGCATACTGACAGCATTATCACCAGTAACAAAGATGCTGCAAAGAAATTTCTTGATTTAGTTGATTCAGGTAATGTATTCTGGAACTGCTCAACCCGCTTCAGTGATGGCTATCGATATGGCTTTGGTGCCGAAGTGGGTATCAGCACATCTAAAATTCATGCGCGCGGACCAGTAGGATTAGAAGGATTGGTAATCTATAAATATAAACTACTTGGCAATGGGAATATTGTAGAAGACTATGCAAAAGGCAAGCGTACATTTACGCATAAAAAACTTAACACACAGTGCCCGTTATAATATTATGCTTCCTCTTTTACTTTTAAAAGAAGATCCTTACCAGCGTGCGATAGTTCCTGTGAAGTGTCACTAATATCTTCGGCCACTGCCATATTGTTTTGTATCAGCGTGTTGATGCTTGCTATTGAATTACTTATCTCTATCATTATATCATTATGGCGATGGATATCATCGGCTATCTGTTGTGACTTCTGCTGAGATTGGCCCACCTGCGTTTGAATTTCTTCTTTAATTTTTTCCTGATTATCAATATGCTGAAATATTTCCTGCATACCACTACTTACAGTATTTAAGGTATTCACAATATCCTGAAACAAATTGATAATTGTAGTAACACCAGTGTTAGTGGTCTGTACACTATGCATGTTTGATTGTATATTAATAGTAATTTCTTTTAAACTCATTACCGATTGCTCTGATAACTTGTTTACCTCATCCGCAACAACAGCAAAACCTCTCCCTGCTTCACCGGCACGGGCTGCTTCAATTGATGCGTTGAGAGCTAGAAGCTGAATCTTGTCAAAAATATCCTGAAGAATATTCATTATGCCAGTAAGTTTATTGGAACTATCCAGAAGCATTGTAGCATTATCATTCACAATGCGTATGGCATCCTCACCTTTTTGTGTAATAGTACGAATAGAGTCAAATGCCTGTGAAATAAGTGCCGATCTATTTTTTAAAAGGTCAATTTCCTGAGCTAACGCTTTTATGGTAGTAAAAAGCTTTTGTAATGAATTGTATTGACTATTGACATTGGCATTCACATCACCAAATCCATTGGTAACTTCCTGAGCTGAAGCTGTTATCTGTTCTATTGCCGATGCCTGGTCCTGAATATTCTTTAAAAAGTCATTTAGTTTATCAGAAATCAGTTGTGATATTGATAACATTTTATGTGAAATATCCTCAATGATTGTGTGAAGACTTTTCATCTGTGTAATCTGATCAAGACTTTTACTTTTTTCTTCACCTAACAATGATATCATAGTTTGAAATGTTTTTAGTGTCATGAGCATGATAATTAAACAAAGTGTTAATGCGGCAATACTATCTATTAACCCTATTCTGAGTGCTTCGGCTAGTTTACCTTCCACCTGATTTTTGTTTAAAACAAAAAATGTAATAATTGCAACAACATAAGAACCATAAATTGCAGCGGTAATGGCACGCGTAGAAAATGCCGAAGCAAAAAGCATTGTTGCAAACATAAAGTAAACCATAGTAACAAATCCAACATGCGCTGCTTTAGTAAATAAACCCACAAGAACTACTAATGAGCAAAAAATAACAAAAATATTTGATGCAAGCTGAAGTTTTCCTTTTTTTATATAATAAATACCTAACAAACTAAACAACGATGCAGGGATTGCTGATTGCAAAAAGCCAATACCACGCTCCACACTTATAAAAATAAATGAAAGAATAACCCCTAAATTTAACAATACAATAACCGCAATAGCAAAGCTAACAACTAAAAAGGCTTTCCTTTTTGTTAAAAAGTCACTGTTTTCGTATTTACCAAACACGAATTGGGAAAATCCAGTCATGATAATACCTCGTATAACATATATCTGTTTTTATTGACAGTAAGCTAAACTACATATATAGTCAATAACTATTTATCGTTACCATACTAATTAGCGTGGTGTTATTATTGCAAAACGTTCAGGTTTATCAAACATAGTAAAAAATTTTATCAGCGCCACTTTGCTGCCATTCCATTGAACATCCTTATCAAAAAGTATTTTTGTTTTGTCGATAGCTCCGGTGATAAGCTTAATGAAAGTAGTATAGGGCATGTGCAAAAAAGCATCGTAATTGCCGGAAATTCCTTTGGAGTAATACAACACTGCATTGCGTATAAAAAGCATATATGAGACATTCTTATCGCTAAAATGAATTCCGATACTAACAGTACTGTTTTCTGCTTTTTTTGGATTTACGTTTACTGCCATGCTATCAAATAATTTTTCCGGTTGAATGTGTTTTAGCATATCATATCCCTTAAATATCACTGATTTTTTCTTTTGCATACCATACGTTAATTCCTGTGCAGCTTTTAAATACACATTGCGCCATACACCAGATTCAGCCTGAAAAGCAAGCTGCGTGTATGTTTGTGCAAGCAAGCTGTGCGCATCCTCATTGCTGGGCTGTGCCATTACTACATGATTCAACACCTCGGCAACCCATCGGTAATCCCCCTTATTGAATGATGTGTGAGCTTTTTCAAGTATGCTTTTGACCCCGCCCATATATTCTACATATCGCTTTGCCCTTTCACCATCAGGCAGTTGATTAAGATATGCGGGATTACCATTATACCACCCCACATACATCTGGTACACGGCTTTAACGTTTTGTTTCAATACACCGTAAAACTGTCGGTTAGGTATAAAAAGCGATAGTGACTGTGGAAGGGTTAATGTTTCTGCAATCTCCTCAGGAGTAAATCCTTTATTGGCAAGCCGTATG is drawn from Spirochaetota bacterium and contains these coding sequences:
- a CDS encoding AMP-binding protein, which codes for MERLWEKNYDFWYHSVHFQRMTVQDMLHCSAAVAPDKVATDFFGTQITYYQLRLLSIKFAQALVKIGVKKGDRVCLQLPNSPQFAIAYFGTLMAGGIATLMNPLYTADEVNQLISITQPGAFITFDMLLPNHRDVLKQSGVTVIVTKITDFIDGFPKGSSQELQLEKDWHYFSDLLDSIYEASVPKIDISPDDPAIIVFTGGTTGAPKGAVHTHYNVVGATISTMEVGKYFIDLMPAETRCNIGVMPFFHIAGHIQCFTWGIFRQTTMYLVPRFDINEFINLLGRIPHKVTYFFAVPTLLTALVNHPKAKELALDRKFGLILSGGASCPVPLINKMKDMGLFYIEAWGMTETCGIGICTPIFGIKKPGSIGIPMQESMVKIVDLEDGKTEVPPGKPGELIFKSPFIMKGYWNNKEETDNVLKDGWLYTGDVVTMDEDGFIYIVDRKKDMIIAGGYNVYPSEIDDVLLRHPKVDKAVTVGIPDTYRGETVKAFIVLKEGEVATEGEIIEFCKQHLAAYKVPKIVEFRKELPMSAVGKILRKVLREEEVQKVKSK
- a CDS encoding patatin family protein, whose amino-acid sequence is MQIHPSIYIHNAEVAPRGKKALIVEGGGMRGVFSAGVLFAMGLRGITQFDLYIGVSAGACNLASFLGRQYERNFYIMENWSASRRFINPLRLLCGNVMDLDWLWNITISNYRLNLREIFMDSSREFFVVVTSMDSGKALYIKPDVENLEFVLKASSALPVLYKNKLFIEGQRVVDGGVGDSIPVIEAYRRGARDIVVIRSQTKGYRKNESESGILLKVLFRSYPDFVKALLQRPIQYNKAIEFIENPPDDARITEICPPAWFKTKRTTISKQQLLRDYYCGIQAGFSLCNYFKSLK
- a CDS encoding acyl-CoA dehydrogenase family protein, which produces MRPNLLVDSRDVRFVLFEMFDLVSLPEYEAYKEFDRQTFEAVLDLAEQIAMDEVYPANSIADKEGVTFNPDTHAVTVPEGFKKAMKVFNEAGFTGLVQPSSCGGMGMPEMLYRSALEYFLAASISFTIYITLSNGATNLVRIFGNEEQKRLYLGNMVRGKWGGTMCLTEPQAGSDVGAITTKAYKQSDGTYKIKGQKVFISSGENDLYENIIHMVLARIDGDPEGTKGLSLFLVPKILVNSDGTLGKRNDVICTGIEHKMGIKASATCSLSFGDNDSCIGYLLGKERDGIKNMFHMMNEARLDVGLEGLGVSSAAYMHAVQYAKSRIQGKTISKNEPTIIGHPDVKRMLLWMKSHVEAMRMLVALIAYHIDISRVRNDEIGKKAHALVEFLIPICKAGNTDLSWLITAEAVQVYGGYGYCGEYPVEQYARDSKILSIYEGTNGIQSIDLTMRKILSDEKRQRYNAYKDYANDVMKKARAIVPENVINQVKIAIAEMDSLIELLATKDTAFALSVATMLQQAFRILTHGILHLQAMTIAIQKLQSLVDGYTYNQVPAGLEDNPEIAFYYGKVLSAQFFLTVEYEKYSGIIQGIRNENGVILRAGSSIFTGVLEA
- a CDS encoding thiolase family protein, with protein sequence MDNTDVVIVSACRLAIGKFGGMYANTSALELTIPVMQALVKRSGIDPEVIDDCIWGCNYQRTNGENNLARVALVKAGLPITVPGITVHRNCTSSMSSVQLGYCQIKAGEADCIMAGGTDSMSNAQYTIDEMRYGTRIGHTEIRDSMWDSLTNLGIGPAMGITAENLAAKYAITRKEQDELALLSHKRAIAAIDKGYFKEEIVPAEVKGQKGTIIADTDEHPRRDVTIEKLAALKPAFKDDGTVTAGNASGINDGSAGVILMSAKKAKELKVPILGRIVSTATAGVDPDIMGIGPVPATRKALAKAGLTLKDIHLIEVNEAFAAQYLACEKELGLNREITNVNGSGISLGHPVGATGVRLLVTLLHEMKRRNVQFGLATLCAGGGMGAAVIIECI
- a CDS encoding enoyl-CoA hydratase/isomerase family protein, giving the protein METREFIITKVKDSIGHIYIDRTEVMNALNRELIEELGKKIKDVCDTGVRALIIAGKGDHFAAGADIGEMAEQNPHQALAFSFNDVYTMIEQLPVPTCAAIKGYALGGGLELALACDFRICHTSAKLGLPEIKLGIIPGAGGTQRLPRLIGLSRAKEVIFTGEFITAEKAFAWGLCDRITENDPVGEAANFLHTIIKRPPLALQAAKKSIMFGADSSLDKGLQYEALSFGILFSTYDQKEGMKAFVEKRKPNFKGC
- a CDS encoding 3-hydroxyacyl-CoA dehydrogenase family protein; this encodes MGVRAIKKVTVIGSGAMGNGIAEVHIVNGFTVTMVDISEDLLQKAIGKIKSNLTFLVSKQKMTQKAMDEAMIRLTTSTDIISSVKDADCIIEAVPELMDLKKKIFKTVSEAARTDAIIASNTSSLSISELAKTVSEPSRFAGFHFFNPVNRMRLVEVIYGQKSSDETIDALMDLGTKLGKIAIKVLRDRPGFIVNRINAPLQPLWSAILDEGKISPASIDTLMKNHGAKMGPFELMDFVGLDVIYNVMQYYKTTLSPEWEPGKFITECIKKNQLGMKTGKGIYVWEGGKAIIDSSTVTDIIQPIDPLAVQLNESIRVLKERVAASATDIDKGQEAGMNQPGPFKTAMDIDHKRIAERLHWLSQTYNLSYIKPEPEIIDGSFKSFLK
- a CDS encoding transposase; this encodes MRKHRFIAPNITYHVTSRIIECKNLMEEDSIKALFEYCITLAQAKYPFELINYQIMDNHIHLLIRTVEGGATISRIVQYIKSRFAQRFNTMMQRTGPVWNERFKDSIVEFADNPRIYLLNLLWYFANNPVRAGKVKSPFESYFGGSRAYFDSNYRPHLKITLHQYFLELGDTLEECIERLCAYCRGELLL
- a CDS encoding glutamate-5-semialdehyde dehydrogenase, producing MSVLQSAKAAKEASIYLAAVSTSVKNDALHVIADEIKKNEEAILQANANDVQRSQEEHLPAPLLKRLKFDQSKINEVIAGIESLIALPDPVGNTLLATELDDALTLYKVSCPIGVIGVIFESRPDALVQISTLCLKSGNAVLLKGGSEAKETNKILAEIIYTAGVRAGIPENWLTLLETREDVTALLKMDDYIDLIIPRGSNAFVKYIMDNSRIPVLGHADGICHTYVDKDADIDMAIKVVTDAKVQYVAVCNATETLLVHRAIAHTFLPLIEKELKKYKVEIVGCDETQKIIAVNLATEEDWKTEYLDYKLSIKVVDSVDDAIRHINKYGSKHTDSIITSNKDAAKKFLDLVDSGNVFWNCSTRFSDGYRYGFGAEVGISTSKIHARGPVGLEGLVIYKYKLLGNGNIVEDYAKGKRTFTHKKLNTQCPL